The Thermomonospora curvata DSM 43183 DNA segment CCCGCCGTCGCGCCCGTCCTGCTTCAGCGGGGAACTCCCACCTGATGAAGAAGAACGGCTGATCTTGGCCGTCCAGCGGGCCGTCCGGGCGGATCTGAGCGTGGTGGAATCACTGGCGACCGTCCTCGCCGCCCAGCGCCGCACCGAGGACGCGATCGGATCGGCGCCCCTCCTCGAACCCGTGGGGGCGCAACTGAACGCCCTTCAGGCACTGGTGCTCGACGCACGCGGCAAGGTCCGGCTGCCGCTGGTGAACGTGGCCGCCCAGTGGGCGCAGTTCTACGGCTGGCTGAAAGCCAACACCGGCCACCCTGACGAAGGACAGGCGTGGCTGGACCGGGCGCTGGAATGGGCGACCGAGGCCGACGATCGCAACCTGATCTCCGAAGTGCTCAGCTTCAAAGGCCACATCGCCTGGATGGCCGGGCACGTCGGCCCCGTCATCGGCCTGTCGGCCGCAGCGCAGCGCGACCGCGGGCTGTTCCCCGGCCAGTACGCGATGTCCGCGGCGCAAGAGGCCCGCGGCCACGCCATGGCCGGCGACGCCGCCCAGGCCGAACGCAAACTCGACAAGGCCGACGAACAAGCCGCCGCCGCCCGGGAACGCGCCGCTGAGGCTCCCCCGTGGCTGTACTACCACTCCCCCGGCTTCTTCGAGCTGCAACGCGGCCTGACCTACCGCTACCTGGGCCGCCGCCACAAGCCCTACAACCGCCGCGCCATCGAAGCGATCACCAGCGGCCTGGCCCGCCTGCCCGAGGAGATGCGCCGCTCGGAGTGGGCAGGCGAGTTCATCTACCAGCTCGGCCGCACCCACCTGCAAAACGGCGACCGTGACCAGGCCGCAGCGCTGGCCGATGACCTCACCGAGATGGCAGAACGCCTGCGCTCCGACCGCCTCGCCCGGCAGGCCCATGCACTGCGCTGACCGCGCATGCCCTGACTATGAAAGGAGGACGCCCCGCCACCTTCAAAGGCCACGTGCCGGGATCTGCGTCCGGCAGGGACGAAGAGGAGCCTGCCGGTCCGTCAGTCCCGACACCTGAGACCGATTCCTCGCACTGCCACTTTGCTGCGCCGCATCACTGCCCGAGCGCGCAGCGCCGACGCCCCGTCCACTGTGACGGACGTGGCCAGCAACCTGCCCTCACGCTGGATCGTCCCCCTGAACGATCTTGTAAAGAGCTTCGAGAGTAGGAGTCCCTAAGATGCCCCTGAGCCTTCCTGGTCCGCGTTGGCGTAAGAGCAGCTACAGCGGCCACAACGGCAACTGTGTGGAAGCCGCAGCCGGTCACGGGGTAGTGGCGATCCGCGACAGCAAGACTCCAGCAGCCTCGTATCTCATTCTGCCGGCCGACCACTGGCGGTCGTTGCTCACCGCGGTGAAGCGCGGCGCCTTCGACCGCTAGCACCTCAGACGCCCACCAAGCGCGGCCGTGTCGCAGTCCCTTCATCGGTTCAAGGTCATCTCCAGACCACAGGCCTGCTACACCGCAGCACTGCCCGAGTGCGCCACGTCAACGTCCTGCCCACCAAGGCCGACCTGGCCAACGGCCCTGTCCTCACACTGGGCAACGCCCACTCGGAAGATCCAGCCGGGATCGACCGGCGGAAAGGTACGGGCTGACGCTCAATCAAGTAAGGGGTGCCTTCTGCCGTCCTCAGAGGAGTGAGCCGGAAGCTGCAGCAGGTGAGGGTTGGGAGGATCTTGCCGTGGTCGGCCGGACCCGGCCACCCCGGTCCGCTCTCGTGTTCTCGCGATTACTTTCGGTACAGGATGCTCGGCTGATGCTGTGAAAGGCGATCATCATGAGCGCGGGCAAGCATGCAGGAAAGCCCAAAGACAAGCCCTTCGAGCCAAGCGAGGAGATAAATCTCGACACCCCGGCCCCAGAGGGCGGTGGCAAGCACAGTAAGGGCGAGAACAAGTAGCGGTGGCGTCTGCCAGTGATACGGCCGGGCATGTCGATGCCTTGATCAATGCCTTGGCCGACAGAGTGGAGGCGTCCGAGGTGTGGCGGGAGGCGATGCACCGGGCGCCACGGCACCGGTTCGTGCCGGATTTGGTGCTGGTCCACCCGCTGGACGCCCCACCTCACCTCGTTGATCGAGCCTCTGTTCCAGAGGGCTGGTTGAAAGCCGTCTCCTCGCCGGCCGCGCTGGTCACCCAGCTCGATGACGGGGTCACCGACCTGGCCATGGGGTCGGGGGACTACACCTCCTCGTGCTCGGCGCCGGATGTGGTGTTCTCGTTCCTGGAGTTGCTGGATCCCTACGACCACTACCGAGTACTGGAAATCGGAACCGGCACCGGATGGACGGCCGCCCTGCTGACGGCCAGGCTCGGCGACGGACGGGTCGTCTCGATCGAAGTGGACGAGCAGATCGCCGCGCAGGCGGAGACCAATCTGAAAGCCGCCGGGCCGCACCCGCGACTGATCGTCGGAGACGGCGCAAACGGCTGGCCGGACGGTGCCCCTTACGACCGGGTGCACGTCACGTGCGCAGTACGGGACGTCCCCTACCCGTGGGTGGAACAGACCAGACCCGGCGGAATCATCGTCCTGCCCTGGTCACCCGGAATCGGCCACGGCCACCAAGTCCGCCTGCACGTCCAGCGGGATGGGACGGCGCTCGGCCGACTCATCGGGAGTGCCGATTACATGATGCTGCGCTCCCAACGTCGCACATGGAGCTGGGAAGGGGACGTCGAGGAGGCGACCACGCGCATGGATCCGCGCGAGGTGGTGCGGGACTCCATCGGCGCCGACCCGGCGCTGGCCGCGCTGCCTCCCGGGGTACGGCTGCTCGAACAACCAAGCCCTGACAACGGCACCTATACGCTCTGGTTGGCCCACGAGGACGGCTCGTGGGCGACAGCGCGGTTCATCCCGGATGCCGACGAACACATCGTCCGCCAGCACGGTCCGCGCCGGCTGTGGGAGGAGGCCGAGGAGGCCTACTTCCGGTGGCAGTCGTGGGGACGTCCCGGCCACGACCGGTATGGGATCACCGTCACTCCCGAGGGGCAGCATCTGTGGCTGGACGATCCTTCCCGCGTGCTCGCATGAGCGAGCGGACTTGACGGGAATCAGGCGTCGCTCCTGAGAAGGTTCGTTTGGGCGCCGGTTCTCGGCATGCCCTAGGTGCGCTTCCTTGCAGGGTGGTCCGGCCGCCCCAGGCGGCCGGACCGAGAGAACGTCGTGTGCTTGGGATCTTGTTGGGCGGTCCGGTCGAGTGGTGGCAGTCCCCGCACGTGGCGGGAACTGCCACCGATGACGCGTTCACGGGGTGAGGGGTGGCGTCCCGGAGGTGCTGCTCGGGCGTGCCGGTGAACCGGGTCAGGGCAGGCGGGCCGGTTCGCCCTCGGTGTCGAGGAGGGCGGCGGCCACCCGGCGCTGGTGGTGGGTGGCGTCCCCCCAGGCGGCGGCCAGGGTCCAGGCGCGGCGCATCCAGCGGTGCAGGTCGTATTCGAGGGTGTAGCCGATGGCGCCGTGGACCTGGAGGGCCTTGCGGGCGGTGAGCAGGGCGGCCTCGGAGGCCATGGCCTTGGCCATGGAGCAGTCCCGCGAGGCGGTGGGGGCGGACCTGGCCAGGGAGTAGGCGGCGCGGTAGGCGGGGGGACGGGCGAAGTCCACGGCCACCAGGGCGTCGGCCAGGTGGTGTTTGACGGCCTGGAAGGAGCCGATGGGGCGGCCGAACTGGGTGCGTTCCTTGGTGTAGGTCACCGACATGTCGATCATGCGGCGGGCCACGCCCAGCAGGTACACCGCGGTCAGGGCGGCGCCGCGGTCGCGGGCCTCGGCCAGCAGGGCGCGGGCCTGCTCACCCTCGGCCACCGGGACGTGCTCGACCGCGGTGGTGAGGGCGCGGGCCGGGTCGGTGGACGGCTGAGCCTGCCCGGCCTTCGCGGTGCAGATCGCGCCGTCGCGTTCCGCCAGGATCAAGTCGGCGCGTTCGCCGTGCGGGATGTAGGGGCCGTCGGCGAACACCACCAGGGCCTCACCGGAGGCCAGCTTGGGCAGCCACTCGTCCGCCAGCTCCCCGCCCAGACCGGCCAGCAACCGGGCCGCCACCGAGGCCTCCACCAGCGGGTCGGCCAGGGCCGCCCGCCCGGCCTCCTCCAGCACCGCCAGCAGGTCGGTCTCGTCCCCGCCCAGGCCGCCGTGGGATTCGGGGACGAGCACCGCGGTGGCGCCCAGTTCGGCCAGGGCGGCCCAGTGGTCGGCGTCCGGTTTGGCCATCAGTTCGGCGGCGACCGTGCCGAACTGTTGCTGTTCTGGGGTCAGGCCGAGCCTCACTTGGCCTCCTTGGTGACGGGACGGGGTTCGCGGGGCATGCCCAGCACCCGTTCGGCGATGATGTTGCGCTGGATTTCGTTGGTGCCGCCGTAGATGGGACCGGACAGCGCGAACAAAAAGCCGTCCAGCCAGCGTCCACCGGCCACCGCATCGGGCGCCTGGCCGGTCAGCTCGCCGCGGGCGCCCAGCAGCCGCAGCGCGGTCTGATGGAGGTGCAGGTCCATCTCCGACCAGAAGATCTTGTTGATGCTGGATTCGGGACCGATGCTCTGCCCGTCCTGGACGCGGGTGAGGGTCTGGAAGGTGTACAGCCGGTAGGCGTCGGCGTTCATCCAGGCCCGCGCCACCTCCAAGCGTTCGGCCTCGCCCAGGCCCTCGGTCTCGCGGGCCAGCGCCACCAGCCGGTCGGCGGCGGCCATGAACCGGCCGGGGGAACGCAGGGTCAGGCCGCGTTCGGAGCCGGTGGTGGACATCGCCACCTGCCAGCCCTTGCCGACCCCGCCGAGCACCTGGTCGTCGGGGACGAACACCTCGTCGAAGAAGACCTCGGCGAAACCCGGTTCGCCGTCCAGTTGCTTGATGCCGCGCACGGTGACGCCCTCGGCGTCCAGCGGCACCAGGAAATAGGTCAGCCCGTGGTGGCGCACCGAGTCGGGGTCGGTGCGGAACAGGCCGAACAGCCAGTGCGCGTAGGCGGCGCGGGAGCTCCAGGTCTTCTGCCCCGACAGCAGCCAGCCGCCGTCGGTGCGCACCGCGCGGGAGCGGACCGCGGCCAGGTCGCTGCCGGCCTCCGGCTCCGACCAGCCCTGCGCCCACACGTGCTCGCCGGAGGCCATCGGCGGCAGGAAGCGTTTGCGCTGCTCCTCGGTGCCGAACTCGAACAGGGACGGGGCCAGCAGGAAGATGCCGTTCTGCCCGACCCGGGCGGGGGCGCCGGCCCGGTAGTACTCCTCTTCGAAGATCAGCCACTCGGCCAGCGAGGCGCCGCGCCCGCCGTACTCCTTTGGCCAGGTCACCACCGACAGGCGCGCCTCATACAGCTTGCGCTCCCACTCCTGGTGGGCGGCGAACCCTTCGGGGGTGTCCAGGGACGGCAGCGGCTCGGCCGGGACGTTGGCCTCCAGCCAGGCGCGGACCTCGGCGCGGAACGCCTCTTCTTCGGGCGTGTAGGTGAGGTCCATCAGGCCCCTTCCTTCTTGTTGCGCGCCGCCATGGAACGGGCGTCCTGCCCGGCGAGGGAGTCGCCGCCGACCTCGGCGTTGTGGGCGTGGGCGAAGTGGTGCAGCCCGAACACCGAGTCCATGCCGGCGTGCAGGCCCATCAGGTCCTCGGCCTGGTTGATGGCCTTCTTGGTGAGGGCCAGCCCGAAGCGGGGCATGGTGGCGATCTTCTCGGCCAGCGCCATGACCTCTTCTTCCAGCCGGTCCCGGGGGACCACCCGGTTGATCATGCCGAGTTCCAGGGCGCGGGCGGCGCTGATGCGCTCGCCGGTGAACAGGAACTCCTTGGCCTGGCGGGGGCCCATCACCCAGGGGTGGGCGAAGTACTCCACGCCGGGGATGCCCATGCGGACGACCGGGTCGGCGAAGAAGGCGTCGTCGGAGGCGACGATCAGGTCGCACACCCATGCCAGCATCAGCCCGCCGGCGATGCAGGCGCCCTGCACCATGGCGATGGTGGGTTTGGGGATCTCCCGCCACCGCCGGCACATGCCCAGGTAGACCTCGGACTCGCGGGCGTAGCGGCTCTCCCCGCCGGCCTTGCCGACGTGGTCCCACCACAGCGAGGCCTTGCGTTCGAAGGTCTGGTCGGCGTCGCGGCCGGGGGTGCCGATGTCGTGCCCGGCCGAAAAGTGCGGCCCGGCCCCGGCCAGCACGATCACCGCCACCTCGTCGTCGTCCACCGCCCGGTAGAACGCCCGGTCCAGCGCGTAGGTCATGGCGGAGTTCTGGGCGTTGCGGTACTGCGGCCGGTTCATCGTGACCACGGCGATCTTGCCGCGCCGCTCGTAGCGGACCACTTCCTCGGTCATCGCGCTTCTTCCTTCCGGCGTCAGGGGTGCTGGCTGCTGACCGAGACGACTTCGCCGGTCATGTAGGAGGACAGGTCGCTGGCGAGGAACACCACCACGTTGGCGACCTCCTCGGGGGTGGCGGCCCGGCCGAAGGCCTCACGGCGGGTCAGTTCCTCCAGCAGCTCGCGGCTGACGGTCTTCTCCAGGAACGGGTGCATGGCCAGGCTGGGGGCGACCGCGTTGACGCGGACGCCGGCCGGGGCGGCCTCCAGCGCCACGCACCGGGTGAAGGCCATGACGCCGGCCTTGGCGGCGGCGTAGTGCGCCTGGTTGACCTGGGCCCGCCAGCCCGACACCGACGCCATGTTGACGATCACGCCGGATTTGCGGGGCAGCATGTGCCGCAGCGCGGCCCGGGTGGCGCGGAAGACGCTGTTCAGGCTGATGTCGATGACCCGGTGCCACTCTTCGTCGGTCATCTCCACCACGGCCTTGTCGCCGCCCAGCCCGGCGTTGTTGACCAGCACGTCGATGCGGCCCTCGGCCTGCACGGTCTGCTCGATCAGGGCGTCCACCTGGGCGGTGTCGGCCACGTCGCAGCGGATGGCGGTCGGCTTGTCCCCCATGATCTCGGTCAGCCGCTCGGCGGCCTCGCCCAGCCTGCGCTCGTGGATGTCGCTGATCACCACCCGGGCGCCTTCTTCGGCGCACCGTTTGGCGGTGGCGTACCCGAGCCCCGCCCCGGCCGCCGCCGTGACCAGGACCACCCGGCCTTCCAACAACCCGCTCAACTCGCAACTCCCGCCTTGGACTGGTCCAGCCGTGCCTACCTTCCGTCCCTTCCGGCCGCCCGGCGGGTCCCCTGGCACGGCGCGGCCGGCTCGGTCAGGTGGCCGGGCCACTGTCGCATGGCGGGCGGGGGTGAATCCGGGGCCGTCCCATCCAGTAGGAGCGAACGGAGCAGGCCCCGCCTGTCTGTTCATTCTTTTAGAAAATAAAGATTTTCTAGACCGCTGTGAGGCGGCAGGGAGGACACGTGGCGGAGGCCGTGATCGTGGCGACCGCGAGGTCGCCGATCGGGCGGGCGCATAAGGGCTCGCTCAAGGACATCCGGGCCGATGAGCTGACGGCCCAGGTGGTGCGGGCGGCGCTGGCGAAGGTCCCGCAGTTGGACCCGTCCGACATCGACGATCTGCTGTTGGGCTGCGGGCTGCCCGGCGGTGAGCAGGGCGCCAATATGGCCCGGGTGGTGGCGGTGCTGCTGGGCTATGACCACTTGCCCGGGGCGACCGTGACCCGCTACTGCGCCTCGTCCGTGCAGAGCACCCGGATGGCCTTCCACGCCATCAAGGCCGGCGAGGCCGACGTGATCATCTCGGCGGGGGTGGAGAGCGTCAGCCGCGGCAAGGCCGGCACCAGCGACCGGCCGCCGGGCGGCGGCGACCCGTGGGAGGCCGGGTGGCGCAACCCGGTCTTCGCCGAGGCCCGCGACCGGGCCGCCGCGATGACCGCCTCCGGGTCCTGGCGGGACCCGCGCGCAGCCGGCCTGCTGCCGGATGTGTACATCGCGATGGGGCTGACCGCCGAGAACGTGGCCGCCGTGGAGGGCGTCACCCGCCGCGAGCAGGACGAGTTCGGGGTGCGCAGCCAGAACCTGGCCGAAAAGGCCATCGCCGACGGCTTTTACGCCCGCGAGATCACCCCGATCACGCTGCCGGACGGCACCGTGGT contains these protein-coding regions:
- a CDS encoding DUF397 domain-containing protein — its product is MPLSLPGPRWRKSSYSGHNGNCVEAAAGHGVVAIRDSKTPAASYLILPADHWRSLLTAVKRGAFDR
- a CDS encoding methyltransferase domain-containing protein, whose amino-acid sequence is MADRVEASEVWREAMHRAPRHRFVPDLVLVHPLDAPPHLVDRASVPEGWLKAVSSPAALVTQLDDGVTDLAMGSGDYTSSCSAPDVVFSFLELLDPYDHYRVLEIGTGTGWTAALLTARLGDGRVVSIEVDEQIAAQAETNLKAAGPHPRLIVGDGANGWPDGAPYDRVHVTCAVRDVPYPWVEQTRPGGIIVLPWSPGIGHGHQVRLHVQRDGTALGRLIGSADYMMLRSQRRTWSWEGDVEEATTRMDPREVVRDSIGADPALAALPPGVRLLEQPSPDNGTYTLWLAHEDGSWATARFIPDADEHIVRQHGPRRLWEEAEEAYFRWQSWGRPGHDRYGITVTPEGQHLWLDDPSRVLA
- a CDS encoding acyl-CoA dehydrogenase family protein, with the translated sequence MRLGLTPEQQQFGTVAAELMAKPDADHWAALAELGATAVLVPESHGGLGGDETDLLAVLEEAGRAALADPLVEASVAARLLAGLGGELADEWLPKLASGEALVVFADGPYIPHGERADLILAERDGAICTAKAGQAQPSTDPARALTTAVEHVPVAEGEQARALLAEARDRGAALTAVYLLGVARRMIDMSVTYTKERTQFGRPIGSFQAVKHHLADALVAVDFARPPAYRAAYSLARSAPTASRDCSMAKAMASEAALLTARKALQVHGAIGYTLEYDLHRWMRRAWTLAAAWGDATHHQRRVAAALLDTEGEPARLP
- a CDS encoding acyl-CoA dehydrogenase family protein; translation: MDLTYTPEEEAFRAEVRAWLEANVPAEPLPSLDTPEGFAAHQEWERKLYEARLSVVTWPKEYGGRGASLAEWLIFEEEYYRAGAPARVGQNGIFLLAPSLFEFGTEEQRKRFLPPMASGEHVWAQGWSEPEAGSDLAAVRSRAVRTDGGWLLSGQKTWSSRAAYAHWLFGLFRTDPDSVRHHGLTYFLVPLDAEGVTVRGIKQLDGEPGFAEVFFDEVFVPDDQVLGGVGKGWQVAMSTTGSERGLTLRSPGRFMAAADRLVALARETEGLGEAERLEVARAWMNADAYRLYTFQTLTRVQDGQSIGPESSINKIFWSEMDLHLHQTALRLLGARGELTGQAPDAVAGGRWLDGFLFALSGPIYGGTNEIQRNIIAERVLGMPREPRPVTKEAK
- a CDS encoding enoyl-CoA hydratase, translated to MTEEVVRYERRGKIAVVTMNRPQYRNAQNSAMTYALDRAFYRAVDDDEVAVIVLAGAGPHFSAGHDIGTPGRDADQTFERKASLWWDHVGKAGGESRYARESEVYLGMCRRWREIPKPTIAMVQGACIAGGLMLAWVCDLIVASDDAFFADPVVRMGIPGVEYFAHPWVMGPRQAKEFLFTGERISAARALELGMINRVVPRDRLEEEVMALAEKIATMPRFGLALTKKAINQAEDLMGLHAGMDSVFGLHHFAHAHNAEVGGDSLAGQDARSMAARNKKEGA
- a CDS encoding SDR family oxidoreductase, with the translated sequence MSGLLEGRVVLVTAAAGAGLGYATAKRCAEEGARVVISDIHERRLGEAAERLTEIMGDKPTAIRCDVADTAQVDALIEQTVQAEGRIDVLVNNAGLGGDKAVVEMTDEEWHRVIDISLNSVFRATRAALRHMLPRKSGVIVNMASVSGWRAQVNQAHYAAAKAGVMAFTRCVALEAAPAGVRVNAVAPSLAMHPFLEKTVSRELLEELTRREAFGRAATPEEVANVVVFLASDLSSYMTGEVVSVSSQHP
- a CDS encoding acetyl-CoA C-acetyltransferase; translation: MAEAVIVATARSPIGRAHKGSLKDIRADELTAQVVRAALAKVPQLDPSDIDDLLLGCGLPGGEQGANMARVVAVLLGYDHLPGATVTRYCASSVQSTRMAFHAIKAGEADVIISAGVESVSRGKAGTSDRPPGGGDPWEAGWRNPVFAEARDRAAAMTASGSWRDPRAAGLLPDVYIAMGLTAENVAAVEGVTRREQDEFGVRSQNLAEKAIADGFYAREITPITLPDGTVVDTDDCPRPGTTLEKVAALKPVFRPDGTVTAGNCCPLNDGAAALVIMSDVKARELGITPLARIVATGVSALSPEIMGLGPVEATRNALRRAGMTIDDIDLFEINEAFAAQVIPCARQLGIPMDKLNVHGGAIAIGHPFGMSGARITTTLINGLQSTDKTLGLQTMCVGGGQGMAMIIERLS